The Triticum aestivum cultivar Chinese Spring chromosome 5A, IWGSC CS RefSeq v2.1, whole genome shotgun sequence genomic sequence TTCGCTGACGAACCTTTGTCTCACTTTTCCATATGCACATATAGCAAAATCCACATGAGACACTATTTCTCTGACATCAGCCATTAAGCTCTGAATGGAAGCCTTCTCTCTGTCGATGATGGTGGAGATTAATCCAATCTCCTGTTACAGGAAGAAaaaattgctcctgtcaaaaacaATTGTTCAAGTTAAAGGTGCTTTTCGGCAAGTTGGGTTCATGCATTATATCAAAAGGTTCCCGAGAGTCTTTTCAATTTGAGGTTGAAGTCCCAGAAACCTGCCAATTTAAAGCATAGCTGAAGAGATAGCTCTTCAAGTAAGATATGTATCTTTGCTTTTGCATCATATAGACATCTTGATGGTGTACCCTCCATGCATACAACATGCCACACCAGCTATTTGATGCTAAATTGCTAATACTTCCCTGTGCCTACATGACCTCAGAAAAAATATCTATATCTTGTGGAGAACATTGCACCGGTGGCACTTCAAGCCTTTGAATGAAGTAAGAACGGCTCTACCAATAGATTTGTATACAAAGTACAACTCAATTATATCAAACATAAACATCTAATGCAGTACTATCTAGCACAATCGTGCGGCGATTCAGATACACAAGGGCGCTTAATATTGGCTGGTACCGGGCAATCTGTGAAGAATTGCTCTCTCAAAGCAATAACCAAACGAGCAATGCAGATAACTTGACAGTGCTTAATATATAATATATGGCACTGCATTTACTTTCTTCCTCTTTTCTGCAACGGTTAATTAGGGTACTACACTAATCCGTGAAGGCTGAAACGCTGCTCAAACATGTTCTGCAAATTAAAGGACAAACCACCCACAGAATAAAACCAAACCTGGGTAATCTGACGAGCATCCAATTCGAAACCCTTGTTGGAGACTGATGGGTCACTGAGGCGCCTGCATTGTTCCACCTGCTCACACGCATGCCTCTCATCCCTTATCTTGTCCCTGCCAAATCACAGACGAACCAGGTGATGGTCAGAGAGCAATGGGGCAAAACATTTTAAACAAGGCAAAGTACACAATGAATCCTAGGAGAAGTTGATTAATACTACACAAattgaacaaagagataactcctgTGATCCCCAATACCTGCAGAATCCACCACCACGAGATGTTTTCGAAACCCCAGAACGTCACAGCGGCGGAAGCCAATAAACCACGGGTACCAAATTCGACACGAAAGACGGGCACGAGATGGGATGTGACCAGGAACCTACTCGATTTGCAGGAGAAGGTGCTGGGACACCGGATGGAGCTCCTCCCACTTGGTCGCGTACCCCGCCGGTTCCCCTTCCGCCGTGTACAGCCTCACCTGCTGCTCCGCCTGCGGCTGCGCCCACGGCTGCTGCTGCAGCCCGGCTTGACGCCCCCGCTCCCATCCCTCGTACGCGGCCACAAACGCCTGCTGCTGCTGCGCCGCCACCGACGCCTGCTGCAGCCCGGCCTGGCGTTGCTGCTCCAACCGCCCCAACGCGGCCGCGACCGCCTGCAGCGTCTGAAGCGACGACGTCGACGCCGCGGGGGGTACGGGGGTCGCCTGCTGCGTCTCGAGCGGCGACGTCGACGGCGCGGGGGGTACGGGGGCCGCCTGCGTGTGGGGCACGGACGGCGGTGCCTCCGTGTAGACCGTGAACCTCCCGCGCGTCGTCGCGCGAGGCGCCTGCGACGACGGGGGCGTCTGCGTCGTCGCCGTCGACGCCGACTGCTGCTCCCGTGGGTCCTCCGCGATCGGCGGGAGAGCCGGCTGCCTCCGGGACGTGCGGGGCGGGAGGGGCGGCAGCTGGCCcggggaggcggaggagaagctgAGGCGCCTGGCGACGCCGTCCAGGTCGGTGTTGCCGTCCAGCCGCGACATGGCGGTTCGAACCGGAGGGAGGGGCTCCGGCCCGCGGCGGGCGGGTGGGTGGATGGACGGGTTTGCCCCTTTGGGTGGCCGTCAACTGCGAGAGGGCCAGGCGGCCAGCGGTGGATGTCACGGGGTCCCGATGGTTGACGCGAGGGTATTTATGGGTTTCAGCTTTGGGGCTGGTTTGGCTTCCGAAACACGCCACTTTCCAGTGGAAAAGAAAAGAGGAAGTGATTCTTTTTCATTAATTAAAAAAAGGGTACTTCTCCTATGTTGAAACGAAGAATCTCCTATGGAAAAGAAAAGCGGAAGTGAGTATTGTTGCCTTTAAAGGGACACCGATGAGCCATGATTCATGGCCATCTTTTGAGATTTGGATCCTTTTTCGCACTTGCAATACAACCCAATGGCCAATACATTGCAGTGGCGGAAACCTATTAACCATGAGAACCAAATTCAAACGGAAAGATGGACATGTCAAAaaaacctactccctccttccatctatatagggcctaatgcgttttttaagaccacctttgactattgacaagattaatagtgcatgacatgcacaatgtgaaaactatatcattgaaagctcctttcacacacgaatttaaagatgtgctttgtgtaagttgcatgtcatatattattgctctaatatttggtcaaagttagcctcgaaaaatgcattaggccctatatagatggaaggagggagtacacaatTTGTAGGAGAAAGTTGCCACGATACCATACGGAGCTCCCTTCACTTGATGTGTCAAAGTTGTCATCACCATCGCTAATTCTTGATGTGTTTGCGCCACCCGCGGCTGTTGTTGCAACTCGAGTTGATATATTTGCTCCCACTCATGGTTTCAAATTTCGTCGAAATTTCTCGAAATTTCGACAGTTTCGAGGATGGGCGAAATTTTTGCCTTTCGTTGAAGAAATTTCGATTGGTTTGAATTTCTATGTGAAAATGATGATGGGTCAGTACAAACTAACACAGGTTATAGTAGTTCAGCGGTAGGAACATTGTCTAAGCAAATATACATTTGTGGAAAAAAATGTCCTAACTGAGATTTGAACCACAACTAGCAGCATGTTAATCTATGGACAGACCATCACACTAGTTATCTAATTGTGTTAATTCTGCGCTACGTGCCCTTTTATGTATGTTTGTaaatttaaaattatttgaattcaaaCAAAAATTTCGTTGGTTTGTACGAAACAGTTTTCGAAATTTCCGAAATTTCGACCATTTCGAGGGTGAACGAAATTTTTACCACTTCGAAATCGTAAACTATGCTCCCACTCCCATGTGCAACAACAAGCACATGTTGCTATTAGGCTGTCACACACGCATACTGTAGCCCGGCTTAACGGTTTTACACTAATGTCCTCCAACGCCACCGCAACCGCCTATTGGCTGCTATGTCTCTGGCAATGGCACCGATGTCGCAGTAGATACAAAGTAAAGTCTATTTTTAAACCTTGAATTCATACCGCTAGTCGAAATTGAACCCTAAACTCTGAAACTCTGAAATCAGTACCCTGTACTCATTGATCCTGACCAATCTCGACCTTGGACCCATATAGACCGTTTTGGCACGCTAGGAAAATAACAATCCCGATCGAGATCCGACTGTACTCTCACTGACTACATGGTCCACGTGTCATATTTATCTTCTCTCTGCCTCACTCCCAAAAACTGCGGCACGCCGTTCGGCAGGCTCGGTGGCTGACGCACCTTATGGTGGGACGCCGGAGGATGGGTAGGATGGCAGGAAAGAAAGCCCAGGAGCTCATGGGAAAGAAGAGCGGGAGGCATGACCGTTGGTCTGGTCGCCGTGCGCGTCGTCCACGCTGTGCCTGGCGTGCTCTCGCGGCAGAGCAGCCACCTAGCGCGAGCAGTGAAGGAAGAAATCGATGGGGAGAGGGTGAATGTAGCTCACGGACGCGGGAAGGCGAGTCGCGCGGAGCTACACAGTTGGTCGGAGCGAGCTTGGAGGCAAGGCGAGCTGCAGGGGAGAGCACGACTGCACGCACACCAACTGTTTTGACGGAATGGTGGTGCTACGGGATGTCCTTCTGTAGTCTTGCAGCAGCGCATCGGAAATGAGTAAGGTCTCGCTTGCACGCTTCTGACGGCCGCTTCAGTGCTCGGCGTCTCGTCGGGGTCCGGGTAGCTGTGCGGCATCAGGGTCGCGTTGTCCAATCCCGGCCTCCCGAGAGCCTGCGACAATGTCGAACAACGCTGGCAGTACGTCTGGCGTGTCCGGCCGCTCGTGCGGCGCGTCGGCCGTGCGCTGCATGCCAGACGTGAGCAACTCCCAGAGACCGACGGCTGAGGACGAGACAGCGGCGACCATGCGCTACGGCGGCTAATGCGCTGGCTCGGTACCGTGCAGTCGTCGTCAAGTCGTGAATGATAAGCAAGCTAGTTTTAGTCAGTTCGTTGCTGATCCATGCCCGTGTGTCTCCTAGTACtgcctccattcccttatacaataaaaagtacattttgcatctatacaaaaCCACCAACAGCAATCGAaacaaaaattaatgatgttttctcgtactagcaacttgtttaatacttgaatgcatgtagtcataatgacattgTATTACTTTCTTGAGGTAATATCACCCGAAGTCACAGAACTTGCATTCGATGTTCAGTTTGGTGCTAGAACTTTTAAAATACGGATTTCTGGTCACCTAACTTGACAACGTGTGCAAATATGGTCACAAAATACGCATGCAGACGTATCAGGGTGTATGACCCCACCTGTTAATGAGTGATGTTGCTCGGCTGACTAACTTTTGCACAAAACACCCTCACATTTTTTATTTGCGGAAAAAGCTGACTATTGTGCTGTATATAGGTACAAAAATTAACACAAAAAATGGGTGAGCAGAGACTTAACCCGTGGTCAATGTTTACCACACAAGCCACTCCAGCCAATTCACTCTTCCCGTTCGTATCTCATGTATGGATAGCAAACTTAGATTTATTGAACGTGGACCTTAAAtgacattttattttgcatgtatGAGGAATTGGTGTACATCCGCAGCCCATTTAAGCTATTTCATCGGTCCTTTTTTTACCTGAAATATGTAGAGGCACGTACTGCTACAATTGATTCCGTTAAGCCGGACCAGAAGTCATATTAGGTAGGTTGACACATTAAGATAAaatataatgtcatcaacatagtaCTTACAAGTGGAGCAGTAAAACAATGGGAGTGATACTAATTGGCTAATTGCACATCAAGATGGTTTGACAGAGCTGTAAAAACAGAGTGACATTTCAACAATCAAGTTGTGTTTTTGCTCCCTCTGTCACTCTGGTGGCTGTTTGACAGTACATGCGTGTCTTCCGGATGGGGGTTGCCATTGCTGGCTTATTTATGCGGATACTGCGGCCCATTTTGCACTTGCTATTTTTTAAAGCTATTTGTAAACGCCATTAACAAATTTATGTTCCAAGAATATTATACATACAAACGATCATTATTAGTAAATAAAAACATTTAAATATACACATGcgtatttatataaaaaatatttagTTAAAACGACATTGAAAATGTTTATTAATTAAATATGTTTAATGAATCCAAGAAAAATAACACACTCGAGGCTTATATTTAAATTATTCAAAATGATGGGTTCAAACATTTACTAAAGATTCAAAATTATTCACTTGTGTATAATTTTTACTCATGACTTATATTCGAAAAATTATATAATTCAAATATTAGACACGATTGAATATTCATATCAATGTTTACATTTTAAATTATGCAAAAGTTGAACTCTATAAATGCAAGAACAGTTATTGAAATGTTTATAAAGTTAAAATAATATTTGTAATTTTATGTTTGAAATATTTATTTGAAATGATACAAAAAATTAtaattcataaattttatttaaataTATGAATATTTTCAAAATAATACATGAACAAATTTAAAAGTAGGTTATATCATTTGTATGTACAATATTTATAACACATATTTAGACATTATTTTTATTATTGTAATTATAATTTACGTAATATTTACATATTTCCAGTACATTAAGACTAGTTATTCACCGTAGACGTGTATACGTGTAGGTTGTAGCGGCTAGAACGTCCTGTGTTTGAGAGCTGACGGTCACACATTTTCCTGTTAATTTTCAATGTGTAACGACAGGCAGAACCCACTGCTCATAGGTACGAAAATAAATGCCATTTAAGCTCCACGTTCAATCTATCTCAGTTTGTTATCCATACTTGAAATATGAACGTGAAGGGTTCGTTGGTTGGCTAGAGTGGCTTGTGTCCTTAATTTGGGTCGTGTGTTCGAGTCCCGCCTCGCTGATATTTTAGTTAATTATCGTACCTATATGCTGTACAACGGTCTGCCTTTTCTATTATTTTTCGTACCAATATGCTGCTGCACAGTGGTTGGCCTTTCCCGCAAATAAAAAATAGTAAGGTTGTTTTGTGCAAAAATCGGCCGAACGCCATCACTCACTGATAGGTAGGCCATACACTCAGATATGTCCGCATGCGTATTTTGCGACCGTATTTGCACGTGATGTCAAGTTAGATGACCACAAATCCATATTTTTAAAGTTCTAGCACCAAACTGAACACCAAGCGCCAGTTCTATGACTTCGGGTGATATTACATCTACTTTCTTCTCATTCCTTCCTTTGGTGCTCTTTTGGTCTATGTTTGGATTATGTGAATATCTATGACCAGATTATGTCGATTTCTATGTCCGTTTTGTTCAATGTCCGTTTGTTTCGTTATGATCTATGTAGTTTGTTTCCTGTTGCATGCGTAGCATGGATTTAGGGTACCAGAAATGAGATATACGGCTGTGAACCCGACGAATTGAGAATTGACTGGTCACTGTCCGTGGACGCGCCTAGATGCATCTGCATACGTATAGAGTACTGAATTTAGTATGTatgctctttttcttcttctttttgcagGTGTAAATATGTATTACTCATCACCAAAGTCCTTATAATCAATCGCAGCCAGTTCCAAAGCCTCAGTAGGACCAAAACCTAACCAAGTCATGGTTCTACCTTTAATACGAGCAAACTTAGCTAAACTATCACTAACTTTATTTTGGCCACGACTAACATGAGTAATACAATCTACTATTACTAACTTTATTTTGGCTACGACTAACATGAGTAATACAATCTTCACAAAGGGGCATTAGATATCTAATCTCTGTCAACCTCTGAAGCCTAGATCAATTTCACTGCCATTATAGAATCCATCACTATCTGCGTTGGTAACTTACTTCTCTGATGGAGAAAGATAATCCTTCCATGCATGCACATACCTCAGCTTCAAGTGCATCCCGACAGGAAAATAACTGCCTGCAAGAAGAAAAGATGATGGCTCCCTTGTCGTCTCTTAACACCATTCCGGCACCGGCCGATCCATCAGCAGCAAATGAACCATTAGTGCACAACTTAACCCAACCGGTCTTACGAGCAGACCACTTGGGGTCTGCTACA encodes the following:
- the LOC123105135 gene encoding nuclear pore complex protein NUP58, translating into MSRLDGNTDLDGVARRLSFSSASPGQLPPLPPRTSRRQPALPPIAEDPREQQSASTATTQTPPSSQAPRATTRGRFTVYTEAPPSVPHTQAAPVPPAPSTSPLETQQATPVPPAASTSSLQTLQAVAAALGRLEQQRQAGLQQASVAAQQQQAFVAAYEGWERGRQAGLQQQPWAQPQAEQQVRLYTAEGEPAGYATKWEELHPVSQHLLLQIEDKIRDERHACEQVEQCRRLSDPSVSNKGFELDARQITQEIGLISTIIDREKASIQSLMADVREIVSHVDFAICAYGKVRQRFVSEGAALAYCAGSSSAPTDFSHHSTMARTFRNCYASVYRPSLFMQHIVERFEKQLEECCKLIGELEQLVKTKNDKTHPASLKSLPKVMSNVHDYLIFVASKVENLHQHAETIRTQYLNDLRNSGNWNDPFVEADRKEAAKQEAAARIVHPTLPVTSGDTRSRRQMCS